From a single Clostridia bacterium genomic region:
- a CDS encoding alpha/beta fold hydrolase gives MVLLLHGLPGNEQNLDLAQSLRRTGINVLTLHYSGSWGSDGRFSFSNCIEDAKTALDFLCSGENPDKYLIDTGRIYIIGHSMGAFLTLYLTAALPHIAGAMALSVYDFGFTQRMILEKAPAMQSALDEAMNSNAMWLNCDGAALSAELKQKCEDFDLEKKAEALSKIPLLIVTADRDEISVPKRHGKRLFEAISAFGRNMAVYKTIDSNHGFTDRRIELINIVADQMEIWLGKR, from the coding sequence ATTGTACTTCTTTTGCACGGTTTGCCCGGCAATGAGCAGAATCTGGACCTCGCCCAAAGCCTCAGACGAACGGGAATAAACGTGCTTACGCTTCACTACAGCGGCTCGTGGGGCAGCGACGGGCGCTTTTCCTTCTCAAACTGCATCGAGGACGCAAAAACCGCGCTCGATTTTCTGTGCTCCGGCGAAAATCCCGATAAATACCTTATCGATACCGGGCGTATATATATCATAGGCCACAGCATGGGCGCTTTTCTTACGCTTTATCTTACGGCGGCGCTCCCTCATATTGCAGGAGCTATGGCGCTTTCTGTGTACGACTTCGGCTTTACTCAAAGAATGATCCTCGAAAAAGCGCCTGCAATGCAGAGCGCTCTCGACGAGGCGATGAACTCAAACGCAATGTGGCTTAACTGCGACGGCGCGGCGCTCTCAGCCGAGCTTAAACAAAAATGCGAAGACTTTGATCTTGAGAAAAAAGCCGAAGCGCTTTCAAAAATACCGCTTCTCATAGTTACTGCAGACCGCGACGAGATATCCGTGCCAAAGCGCCACGGGAAAAGGCTTTTTGAGGCGATAAGCGCCTTTGGGCGCAATATGGCGGTATACAAGACGATCGATTCAAATCACGGCTTTACCGACAGGCGCATTGAACTCATAAATATTGTTGCAGATCAGATGGAGATTTGGCTTGGCAAGCGCTGA
- a CDS encoding VanZ family protein, translating to MDTCAVEIHFLPFVAAVIILWAAVRTAVCIIKRKVDWRYELSQTAVLLVILIVARFTFFPTFREGGEVGPLIFDPDRMTDFLINIEPFYYIKKLWSNKLNFIINEVGNVLMFIPVGIVWPTVYKKLRAFWKTVLAGAAFSLIIEICQLPFYERTTDIDDIMLNTLGCAIGYCVFAIVRAINMGMNALDK from the coding sequence ATGGATACTTGCGCAGTTGAAATACATTTTCTCCCGTTTGTTGCCGCAGTTATAATATTGTGGGCGGCAGTAAGAACCGCTGTCTGCATAATAAAAAGAAAAGTGGATTGGAGATATGAGCTTTCGCAGACAGCGGTACTGTTAGTTATATTGATAGTGGCGAGATTTACTTTTTTTCCGACCTTCAGAGAGGGAGGAGAAGTCGGCCCTCTTATATTCGATCCCGACAGGATGACCGATTTTTTGATAAATATCGAACCGTTTTATTACATAAAAAAGCTTTGGAGCAACAAACTGAACTTTATAATAAACGAAGTGGGGAACGTGCTTATGTTCATACCCGTAGGCATAGTATGGCCGACGGTCTATAAAAAGCTTCGTGCGTTTTGGAAAACGGTTTTGGCGGGCGCGGCGTTTTCTTTGATAATAGAGATATGCCAGCTTCCGTTTTATGAGCGGACGACCGATATTGATGATATAATGTTAAATACGCTTGGGTGTGCCATAGGATATTGTGTGTTTGCAATTGTTCGCGCCATAAATATGGGAATGAATGCGCTGGATAAATAA
- a CDS encoding TIGR04076 family protein: MKKVKITVMMKARYDDLIEKYENPIEHACNMKKGDIFIANGWQRPDGLCVSAWESMSPFVLTLSCGGENIYDGWMKDPRSAMISCNDGFRPVSFLLETMDENAD; the protein is encoded by the coding sequence ATGAAAAAAGTCAAAATAACTGTTATGATGAAGGCGCGTTACGACGATCTGATCGAAAAATATGAAAACCCGATAGAACACGCCTGCAATATGAAAAAAGGAGATATATTTATTGCAAACGGCTGGCAGAGGCCGGACGGTCTTTGTGTAAGCGCGTGGGAGAGTATGTCGCCGTTCGTTCTGACGCTTTCATGCGGCGGAGAGAACATATATGACGGCTGGATGAAGGATCCCCGTTCGGCTATGATATCGTGTAACGACGGTTTTCGTCCCGTGAGCTTTCTTTTGGAGACAATGGACGAAAATGCAGATTAA
- a CDS encoding VOC family protein produces the protein MIKGIHHVNMKCGTKEAFDKAKSFYCDVLGLKISREWDEGVMVDTGAGLIEIMCNGEGTPAIGALRHYAFAAEDVDGIVEKVRAAGYKIFIEPNDITIEANPPCRARMAFCVGPLGELVEFFDEKE, from the coding sequence ATGATCAAGGGAATACATCACGTAAACATGAAATGCGGCACGAAAGAGGCGTTTGACAAGGCGAAATCCTTCTACTGCGACGTATTGGGCCTTAAGATCTCGCGTGAATGGGACGAGGGCGTTATGGTCGATACGGGCGCAGGCTTAATTGAGATAATGTGCAACGGCGAAGGAACGCCTGCCATCGGCGCGCTCAGACATTACGCCTTCGCTGCTGAGGACGTGGACGGCATAGTGGAAAAAGTGAGAGCTGCGGGATATAAGATATTCATTGAACCGAACGATATAACCATCGAGGCAAATCCGCCGTGCCGAGCAAGAATGGCGTTCTGCGTGGGACCGCTTGGCGAGCTTGTGGAGTTCTTTGATGAAAAAGAATAA